The Acinetobacter wuhouensis genome includes the window TGAGCAACACGGTTCACTTGAATCATTGCCGATTGCACACTAATTTCAGGATCAATCCCACTACCTGAAGCAGTGACTAAATCTGCAGGAATTTTTGATGGATCAATCTGTTCCTGAGCAGAGATTTTATTCAACCGTTCATTGATGATTTTATTCAATTCTGGATTCGTTCTCGCCATATTACTACCAGCCATCGCCATTGGATCATAATTGGCAGCAGATGGTCGAGGATGGAAATATTGCGCTTGAGTAAACGGCTGAGCCACCAAACGTGAACCGACAATTTGATTATTTTCAATCATCATACTGCCATTGGCTTGATCTGGAAATATTGTCTGTCCAAACCCCGTAGCTACACTACTATAAATAAAGCCACATAAGCCCAGTGCAATAACCGTTAATCCTAAAGAACCACGTACTAACTCAGCCATTGATGAATCAATGAGTTGATTATTTTCAATATTCATTTTTATCATCCTCAATAATTAAAGTGACAAGAGTGGACTAATCAGAAGATCAATCGCTTTGATCGCTACGAATGGTAATACGACCCCACCAACCCCATAAATCAACATATTACGGCGCAATAATTGTGTAGATGTTGAAGGTTTAAATTTCACACCACGCAGTGCAATTGGAATAAGCATCGGAATAATAATCGCGTTAAAAATCAATGCTGAAAGAATCGCACTTTCTGGACTTCCCAATTGCATAACATTCAACACATGCATTTGAGGAATCGCAGCTACGAATAAAGCAGGCAGAATAGCGAAGTATTTGGATACATCATTGGCCAAAGAGAATGTAGTCAATGCGCCACGTGTAATTAACTGCTGTTTGCCGATTTCAACCACAGCCAATAATTTGGTTGGGTCAGAATCCAAATCCACCATATTGCCTGCTTCTTTGGCTGCTTGCGTACCTGAGTTCATCGCTAAACCAATATCTGCTTGTGCCAAAGCGGGTGCATCATTGGTACCATCCCCCACCATTGCCACCAAATGCCCTTTGTTCTGTTCAGTACGAATACAGCTTAATTTATCTTCTGGTTTCGCTTCGGCAATATAATCATCCACACCTGCTTCAGCTGCAATCGCAGCCGCAGTCAAAGGATTATCGCCTGTCACCATGACCGTTTTAATCCCCATTTCACGTAAGCGAGCAAACTTTTCTTTGATGCCTTGTTTAATTACATCTGAAAGTTCAATCACACCGAGAATATTTTGATCTTTTGCAACCACAAGCGGTGTCGCACCTTTAGAGGCCACTTGTTCAACACGGGTTTTTAATTCAGCATGATGTTCAATATGTTGTGATGTAAATTTTAAAATGGCATCCAAAGCACCTTTACGGATCTGATGCCCATCTGACAAATTCACGCCTGAAATTCGCGTTGCTGCATTAAACGCAATAAACTCAGCTTGTGTAGGTTCAATAATCCGTTCACCTTGATCTTTTGCCAAAGCCACGACTGACTTACCTTCTGGTGTTGGATCTGCCAATGACGTCAATACAGCGGCCTGACGTAATTCTGTCTCAGTGACACCTGTCACTGGATAAAATGCGGTTGCTTGACGATCGCCATAAGTAATTGTTCCTGTTTTATCGAGCAGTAATACATCTACATCGCCTGCAACTTCCACAGCCTTACCTGATTTAGCAATCACATTGGCTTTTAAAGCACGATTCATCCCTGCAATACCAATCGCAGGTAATAAACCGCCAATCGTAGTTGGAATTAAACACACCAATAGCGCCACCAATAGAATTGGATTGATTTCAATATCTAAGAAATGACCAATAAAAGGCAAACTCACGACAACAACAATAAAAGTCACAGTCATCACGGTGAGTAAAATCCCCAAAGCAATTTCATTGGGTGTTTTTTGGCGATTTGAACCTTCAACCAAGGCAATCATACGATCAAGAAAA containing:
- the kdpC gene encoding potassium-transporting ATPase subunit KdpC — encoded protein: MNIENNQLIDSSMAELVRGSLGLTVIALGLCGFIYSSVATGFGQTIFPDQANGSMMIENNQIVGSRLVAQPFTQAQYFHPRPSAANYDPMAMAGSNMARTNPELNKIINERLNKISAQEQIDPSKIPADLVTASGSGIDPEISVQSAMIQVNRVAQARHLADQDVIKLVQEQTVQPTFGILGQARVNVLELNLALDRVGK
- the kdpB gene encoding potassium-transporting ATPase subunit KdpB → MNHSNQSSQNSIASTLLQSEAWKNAFIKLLPQHVMKNPVMAIVWLGTIITLVSTLMGYASLVFGLLVTLVLFITVLFANYAEAVAEAKGRGQASSLRQARQNLTARRLTSQKDAEGTQIPAASLKMNDLIEVRAGELIPADGEIIQGFATINEAAVTGESAPVLREAGTDKSGVIGGTKVLTDRIIVQVTAESGNSFLDRMIALVEGSNRQKTPNEIALGILLTVMTVTFIVVVVSLPFIGHFLDIEINPILLVALLVCLIPTTIGGLLPAIGIAGMNRALKANVIAKSGKAVEVAGDVDVLLLDKTGTITYGDRQATAFYPVTGVTETELRQAAVLTSLADPTPEGKSVVALAKDQGERIIEPTQAEFIAFNAATRISGVNLSDGHQIRKGALDAILKFTSQHIEHHAELKTRVEQVASKGATPLVVAKDQNILGVIELSDVIKQGIKEKFARLREMGIKTVMVTGDNPLTAAAIAAEAGVDDYIAEAKPEDKLSCIRTEQNKGHLVAMVGDGTNDAPALAQADIGLAMNSGTQAAKEAGNMVDLDSDPTKLLAVVEIGKQQLITRGALTTFSLANDVSKYFAILPALFVAAIPQMHVLNVMQLGSPESAILSALIFNAIIIPMLIPIALRGVKFKPSTSTQLLRRNMLIYGVGGVVLPFVAIKAIDLLISPLLSL